The genomic segment CCATTCTGACGTATTTCGGGATGCGATCGCCGAGTGCGACGAACTTCTCGACTTAGAGCCACCGTTGCTCGACGTGCTCTATCCCAATTTAAAGCAAAAGAAACGGGGACGGAAACCGAAGAAAACTCTACTCGACCAAACCTCTTATACGCAACCGGCCCTATTTGCCGTCGAATATGCCCTCGCGCAAGTTTGGCTTTCTTGGGGTATTAAGCCAGATATCGTCATGGGACATAGCGTCGGCGAATATGTAGCCGCAGTTATTGCTGGAGTCTTTAGTCTCGAAGATGGGTTAAAACTGATTGAAGCGCGCGCCAAGTTGATGCAAGAATTGCCTGCTGGTGGCGGGATGCTTTCTGCCATGGTATCAGAAACCGACCTAAAACCGATACTCGCCGAATATGGCGATAAAGTAGCAGTCGGAGCGCTCAACGGGCCGCAGAGTACAGTTATTTCTGGTAAGAATAAGGTATTGGATGCGATCGCCGCAACTCTGGAAGAAAAAGGCATCAAAACCAAAGCGCTGCAAGTCTCCCACGCTTTCCACTCCCCGCTAATGGAACCCATGTTAGCGGAATTCGAGACTATCGCCAAAGAGCTAACCTACGATACTCCCGAGATTCCCTTGGTCTCTAATGTCACCGGAAAGCTCGCGGATGTTACCATTGCCAGCGCTCAATATTGGGTAGACCACGTGCGGCAACCGGTGCGCTTTGCTCAATCCATGCAAACCTTGCACCAACAGGGATACGACCTCTTCCTCGAAGTGGGACCGCAACCGGTATTATTGGGAATGGGACGGAAATGCCTGCCCGCCGATACCGGTATTTGGTTACCTTCTTTGCGCTCCGGTGCGGACGACTGGGAACAAATCCTCGATAGTTTAGCCGAGTTATACGCGCAAGGAATAACTGTAGATTGGTCGGCGTTTGATGAAGACTATTACCGGCAGAAGGTAGTTGTCCCGACTTATCCTTTCCAGCGAGAGCGTCATTGGATTGAACCTTTCGCCAGCCAACCGTCCGGACGGGCGGGTTTACAAACCATCTGGTCTGGAAATGGAGATCTCGGTGAACCCGCCCCTACAGCATCTTATCCGTTATTAGGACATAAATTCCCGCTCCCCCTCACCGAGCAGGTGCGCTTCCAAACCCAATTTAGTCCCGAGTTTCCCTCCTACACCAAAGACCACCGCTACTATGACAAAGTCGTAGTTGCCGGAGCCTCTCATATTGTCATGGGATGGTTGGCAGCACAGCAAGCCCTGAAGAGCGACGCTTGCGTCTTAGATGATATCGAGTTTACCCAGATTTTAGGGGGAGACGATACGCGCACGGTGCAAGTTGTGCTCGAGCAAACGGCTGAAGGTGAATACGATTATCAGTTAATTAGCTGTTTAGCCGGTGAGGAAAATAACCCTGATACTACGTGGATCGTGCATACGACGGCGAAGGTGAGGGGATTGGCAGAGTCCGAGCGCGAGAAAGATACGCTGGATTTGGAGGCAATTCGCGCGCGATGCGATCGCAATCTTCCCAGTAGCGATTACTACTCCGCCGTCCTCGACCCCCTCGACGGACAATTTATGCTCGGCACCACCTTCCAATGGACGGAAGAAGCCTGGCTCGGCAATGGAGAAGGCTTGATTAAGCTCAAATCTCCCGCCACCCATCCGGAAATGGATGAATACTGGCCCCATCCCGGTGCCATCGATGCTGGTATTGTCCCGGTAGCCCTACTTTCAGTTTCTAGAGAAACGGATAACGGCGATGGAGCAACCGAACCCGCAGCGTATGCCTTTACCCGCGCCGATAGCTTCCGCATCCTGCAAGCCATTGACAAAAATGAAGAATTATGGTATTATACCAAGCTAGATGAGTATGCCACTCCCGACCAACTGCGCGGCAACACTTATTTAGTTACTTCCAGTGGGGATATCGTCGCCGAATATATCGGTATCGACTTCCGCGAGCTGAGTCGCAAGTTATTGCTGAAGAGCTTTGGCTTAGATTTGGATGACTGGTACTATCAACTGCAATGGCAACCGTCGGAGTCTAGTACGGAAGCAACAATAGAGGACAGCGGAACTTACGCGATATTAGCACCGAATGTAGAAGTCGGCGATCGCATTTCCGCTGCGTTAACCGAAAAAGGCTATCAAACTATCCTCGCTTATCCGGGAGAGAAATACGAGCAAACCGACGCCCAACATTATCAACTGCGTCCGACTGCTGCGGAAGATTTCGGTCAATGGTGGGAAACCATCAATGCCAGCGATGCAACCATTCGCGGAATATTGCACCTTTGGGGATTAGACGGTCAACCGATAGCGTCGAGCAATATTGACAACAAGCAAGAATTAACTTGCGCGAGCATCTTGAATCTCTTGCAAGGCGTACCTTCCGCCAACGAATTACCTCCTCTGTGGTTAGTCACCCAAGGTGGACAAGCCGTAACCGACGATACCCTAGTTGCTCCGGAACAATCCTTACTTTGGGGTCTGGGTAAAGTCATTCCCATGGAACATCCAGAACTGCAATGTCGTTGCATCGACCTCGACCCGAAATCCAACTCTCCCGAGCAAGACTTCATTAAAGAACTCTTATCGCCAACGGGAGAAAACCAGGTCGGGTATCGCGACGGGGAGCGCTATGCACTGCGCATGGCATCCGCGCGAGTCGAGAGCAAACCGGTAACCCCGACCCCAGACGGATCGTACCTGATTACGGGAGGTTTAGGCGCATTGGGATTGGCGATCGCCGAAAACCTAGTATCAGAAGGCGCGCAACACCTGATACTCACCGGACGCTCCACCCCCTCCGAGTCCGCCCAACAAACCATTTCCGCCTTAGAAGAAACCGGCGCAACTATCTCCGTCTTCCAAGCCGACATTTCCGATAAAGAACATGTGGTTGGGTTGTTCGAGCAGATAAAAAAATTACCAGCATTAAAAGGAGTCATCCACGCCGCTGGTTTATTAGACGATAGCGTCCTGCAACAAATGACCTGGGAGCGCTTCTCCAAAGTCCTGGCGCCGAAAGTCTCCGGCACCTGGTACTTACACGAATCCACCAAAGACTTAGATCTCGACTTCTTCGCCTGCTTCTCCTCCATTGCCTCCATGCTCGGTTCCCCCGGACAAAGCAACTATGCCGCCGCCAACGGCTTCATGGATGCGATCGTTTATACTCGTCGTAGCCAGGGATTACCCGGAATTAGCATTAACTGGGGACCTTGGGCAAACATCGGTCTAGCCGCGCGCATGGGAGCGCAACAGCAAAACCGCCTCGCCGACCAAGGAATCCAGATGATTCCCGCCGAGCAAGGGTTACAAGCACTGACGGAACTATTGGGAAGCGAACAAACCCAAGCGGCTGTCTTCCCCGTCAACTGGCCCCAGTTCTTAATCCAAATGGGAGGAAGCAATAGTCCTCCCATACTCCAAGAAATTGCCGGTCAGTTCGACCTGGAAAATCTGGGAGGTGGCTCCGGACCGAGGTTGCGCGAATTCTTAGAACAGGTAAAAGCGGCTTCTGGCGATCGCAGATTATCCCTAATCTTAGAATATCTCACCACAACCGTCGCCAAAGTCTTGCGCCGTTCTCCGAAAGATTTACCCGACGCCGAAGAAGGCTTTTTCAACTTAGGTCTCGATTCCTTGATGACTATCGATTTAGCCCAAAAAATTCAAAACGATTTGGGAATTTCCCTCTCGTCTACCGCCACTTTTGAATATCCGAATATTCAAGAACTTACCGGTTATGTCGATGAAGTTATTCCCAAAATCGAGGTCGTCGAAGAAGAAGCCGAAGGCGCGGTTTCCGAAATCGATACCGAACGCTTGATGCAAGAAATTGCCCAACTATCAGGAGAGGAGTTAGATCAATCCATTGATGAAGCTTTAACCGAACTGTATGCATTAATCTGACATTGTGCTGTAGGGGCGGGTTAACCAACCATCTAGTTTACGAACCAAAATGTATGTAAACCCGCCCTTACCCCCTGGTCTACGCAAAAGATTGGGCGGGTTTAGAAAAGTTATCGTGAAACCTAATAAATCTTGGTAAAACCCGCCCCTACAGATCGTTAATTATTCATTGTTCATTATTAATTATTCATTGAAAAAATGGTTACTGAACTCTCTAAAGAACAACGTCTTCTGCTCGCCGTGCGCCAAGCGAGCGCCAAACTGAACGCAATTGAAGAAGCCAAAAATGAGGCGATCGCAATTGTCGGGATGGGCTGCCGATTTCCTGGCGGCGGCGACAGTCCGGAAGCCTATTGGGACGTACTCAAACAATCGAAAGACGCGCTCATCGATATCCCTAAAGATCGCTGGGATATCGACGAATATTACGACTCCGACCCCGAAGCTCCGGGGAAAATGTACGTGCGTCAAGGCTATTTCCTCCAGCAAAAAGTCGATGAATTCGAGCCAGCCTTCTTCGGAATTTCCGGACTGGAAGCGGCAAAAATGGATCCCTCGCAGCGCATACTTTTAGAAGTAAGCTGGGAAGCCTTAGAAGATGCCGGAATTGCGCCGAAAAGTCTAAAAAATACCGAAACAGGCGTTTATGTCGGTCAGTGTTTTAACGATTATGCCCGAGTCGGCACCGATGTTTCCGTCAATCATCTTCCCGACTTCTATTTAGGGACGGGGACGGCAATGAATATTACTGCCGGACGCATCGCTTATGTCCTGGGACTGCAAGGGCCGACGTTTTGCTTGGATACCACCTGTTCCTCTTCCTTAGTTACCGTCCATTTAGCCGCCCAAAGTTTGCGATCGGGCGAGTGCAATTTAGCACTGGCTGGGGGCGTAAATCTAATGCTTCATCCCTCTACAACTCACGGTTTCTGCAAGGGTAGAGCGCTCGCTGCCGATAGCCGGTGTAAAACATTTGACGCGGGTGCCGATGGGTACGCGCGGGGTGAAGGATGCGGGATGCTCGTATTGAAACGGATGCGGGATGCGGTTGCCGATGGCGATCGCATTTTAGCATTAGTGCGCGGCTCGGCAATCAACCACGACGGCCCCAGCAGCGGCTTAACCGTCCCCAACCAACAAGCGCAGAAAAAGGTAATTCGCCAAGCTTTAAATAGCGCAAAATTAGAGCCGAGCGATGTTAGCTATGTCGAGTGCCACGGCACGGGAACTTCGTTGGGCGACCCCTTGGAAGTGAAGGGACTCAATGAAGTCTACGGCGAAGAACGCAAGCGCGACAATCCTTTATTATTAGGGGCAGTGAAGAGTAATGTCGGACACTTAGAAGCTGCCGCTGGTGTCGCCGGATTGATTAAAATTATCTTATCTTTGCAGCACGAAGAAATTCCGGCAAACATGAATTTCAAGCAACCGAATCCTCGGATTGAATGGAATAAAATGGCGGTGAAAGTGTTAGCGAAATCCACGCCTTGGGTGCGCGGAGAAAAAGAGCGATGTGCTGGAGTCAGTGGATTTGGCATGAGCGGAACCAATGCTCACATTATTCTTTCCGAAGCTCCTCAACCCGTCGCTCAGTCTGAAGAGAATAGTCCTCGTTCTTCTCAGGTCTTAACCATATCGGCGCGCAATGAGAAATCCCTGCAAGAATTAATCCAGCGCTATCATACTTATCTGGCAAATAGCGAATTAGATTTAGCTGCTATTTGCCATACCGCGAATACCGGACGCAACGAGTTTAATCATCGTATCGCGATCGTGGCTAATAGTCGCGAAGATTGTGCGAAAAAACTGGGCAAACTTAAGGGTGGTGACGACGACGTAACCGGAGTTTATTCGGCGAAGTTAGCGAATAGTTCTCGTCCGCCGAAAATTGGCTGGTTGTTCACCGGACAAGGTTCCCAATACGTCAATATGGGACGGGAGTTGTACGAAACTTCTTCCGTATTCCGCGATGCCATAGACTCTTGCGCGCAAGTCTTGGATACAGAGCTAGAAACGCCACTACTTTCCGTCCTTTATCCAGAAGACGAATCTACCACAAAAGCAGGCACTATCGACCAAACCGCTTACACGCAACCGGTCTTATTTTCCATCGAATACGCATTAGCAAAACTCTGGCAGTCTTTAGGCATTCAACCCGATATTATGACCGGTCATAGTGTGGGCGAATATCCGGCCGCAGTTATTGCTGGAGTCTTTAGTCTAGAGGATGGCTTAAAACTTATTGCCGCGCGGGGACGGTTGATGCAACAGTTGCCTGCTGGCGGCACCATGGTTTCCCTGATGGCAGGGTTGGATAAAGTACAAGAACTGGTGGAAAAATCTGGCGGGAAAGTTAGTATTGCTGCACTCAACGGACCGGAAAGTACGGTAATTTCTGGGGAAGAAGAAGCGGTGATGGCGATCGCCAAATCCCTAGAAGACGAAGGCATCAAAACCAAGCAACTGCAAGTCTCCCACGCCTTCCACTCCGCCTTAATGGAACCCATGCTTGCGGACTTTGAGGCCGTGGCGAAGGAGGTGACCTACCATACACCGCGCATTCCTATTGTCTCCAACTCAACGGATGCGATCGCAGATAAAACAATTACCACTCCTCAGTACTGGGTCGATCGTATCCGGCAAGCGGTACAATTCTACCCCAGTATGCAAGTTTTGGCTAAAGAAGACATCGAGATCTTCCTCGAAATTGGCTCTAAACCCATCTTAATGGGTCTCGGCCGTCAATGCCTGATGGGCAGCAAGAAAACCTGGCTCCCCAGCTTGCGTCCGGGCAAAAAAGATTGGGTGCAAATGTTGCAAAGTTTGGGACAACTTTACATCGCTGGAGTTAAAATCAATTGGGCTAACCTCGATCGAGAATTTGCTTACCAAACCGTAAGTTTACCCACCTATCCTTGGACGAGACGGCGCTATTGGATTACCGACCTGCAAGATAA from the Roseofilum casamattae BLCC-M143 genome contains:
- a CDS encoding type I polyketide synthase produces the protein MTQQDENLSDIEIDENDIAIVGMSGRFPGAKNLDEFWHNLKNGVESISFLSERQLLKSGIERELLDDPNYVRVSGSISDIDLFDAKFFNYSPREAQEIDPQQRLFLECSWEAIESAGYDPENYDGSIGVYAGSGLPTYLMSHLGEKDFIVLSSKSFEQMVGNDKDYLATRVAYKLNLTGPAINVQTACSTSLVAVHLACQSILNGECDMALAGGISVQVPQEVGYLYQEGMILSPDGHCRAFDANAQGTVFGNGIGVVLLKGLEDAIADGDPIYAVVKGSAINNDGSLKLGYTAPSVEGQASVISEAQAVAGVDPSSISYVEAHGTGTKLGDPIEIEALSRVFSEDTDDKQFCAIGSVKANVGHLNTAAGVVALIKTVLSLKHKVLVPSINYDRPNPQIDFENSPFYVNTELVDWETNGEPRRAGVSSFGVGGTNSHVVLQEPPEVIVEKNKEERPRHVLALSGKTPEALRDLARNYQNYLQNNPDVNLADVCYSANTGRAQFSCKLAVSAADTKELVEKLSISPENGRGGFSSNVVFSQDSSEPAPTGPVISNSGKVAFLFTGQGSQVVDMGLELYLHSDVFRDAIAECDELLDLEPPLLDVLYPNLKQKKRGRKPKKTLLDQTSYTQPALFAVEYALAQVWLSWGIKPDIVMGHSVGEYVAAVIAGVFSLEDGLKLIEARAKLMQELPAGGGMLSAMVSETDLKPILAEYGDKVAVGALNGPQSTVISGKNKVLDAIAATLEEKGIKTKALQVSHAFHSPLMEPMLAEFETIAKELTYDTPEIPLVSNVTGKLADVTIASAQYWVDHVRQPVRFAQSMQTLHQQGYDLFLEVGPQPVLLGMGRKCLPADTGIWLPSLRSGADDWEQILDSLAELYAQGITVDWSAFDEDYYRQKVVVPTYPFQRERHWIEPFASQPSGRAGLQTIWSGNGDLGEPAPTASYPLLGHKFPLPLTEQVRFQTQFSPEFPSYTKDHRYYDKVVVAGASHIVMGWLAAQQALKSDACVLDDIEFTQILGGDDTRTVQVVLEQTAEGEYDYQLISCLAGEENNPDTTWIVHTTAKVRGLAESEREKDTLDLEAIRARCDRNLPSSDYYSAVLDPLDGQFMLGTTFQWTEEAWLGNGEGLIKLKSPATHPEMDEYWPHPGAIDAGIVPVALLSVSRETDNGDGATEPAAYAFTRADSFRILQAIDKNEELWYYTKLDEYATPDQLRGNTYLVTSSGDIVAEYIGIDFRELSRKLLLKSFGLDLDDWYYQLQWQPSESSTEATIEDSGTYAILAPNVEVGDRISAALTEKGYQTILAYPGEKYEQTDAQHYQLRPTAAEDFGQWWETINASDATIRGILHLWGLDGQPIASSNIDNKQELTCASILNLLQGVPSANELPPLWLVTQGGQAVTDDTLVAPEQSLLWGLGKVIPMEHPELQCRCIDLDPKSNSPEQDFIKELLSPTGENQVGYRDGERYALRMASARVESKPVTPTPDGSYLITGGLGALGLAIAENLVSEGAQHLILTGRSTPSESAQQTISALEETGATISVFQADISDKEHVVGLFEQIKKLPALKGVIHAAGLLDDSVLQQMTWERFSKVLAPKVSGTWYLHESTKDLDLDFFACFSSIASMLGSPGQSNYAAANGFMDAIVYTRRSQGLPGISINWGPWANIGLAARMGAQQQNRLADQGIQMIPAEQGLQALTELLGSEQTQAAVFPVNWPQFLIQMGGSNSPPILQEIAGQFDLENLGGGSGPRLREFLEQVKAASGDRRLSLILEYLTTTVAKVLRRSPKDLPDAEEGFFNLGLDSLMTIDLAQKIQNDLGISLSSTATFEYPNIQELTGYVDEVIPKIEVVEEEAEGAVSEIDTERLMQEIAQLSGEELDQSIDEALTELYALI
- a CDS encoding beta-ketoacyl synthase N-terminal-like domain-containing protein, whose amino-acid sequence is MVTELSKEQRLLLAVRQASAKLNAIEEAKNEAIAIVGMGCRFPGGGDSPEAYWDVLKQSKDALIDIPKDRWDIDEYYDSDPEAPGKMYVRQGYFLQQKVDEFEPAFFGISGLEAAKMDPSQRILLEVSWEALEDAGIAPKSLKNTETGVYVGQCFNDYARVGTDVSVNHLPDFYLGTGTAMNITAGRIAYVLGLQGPTFCLDTTCSSSLVTVHLAAQSLRSGECNLALAGGVNLMLHPSTTHGFCKGRALAADSRCKTFDAGADGYARGEGCGMLVLKRMRDAVADGDRILALVRGSAINHDGPSSGLTVPNQQAQKKVIRQALNSAKLEPSDVSYVECHGTGTSLGDPLEVKGLNEVYGEERKRDNPLLLGAVKSNVGHLEAAAGVAGLIKIILSLQHEEIPANMNFKQPNPRIEWNKMAVKVLAKSTPWVRGEKERCAGVSGFGMSGTNAHIILSEAPQPVAQSEENSPRSSQVLTISARNEKSLQELIQRYHTYLANSELDLAAICHTANTGRNEFNHRIAIVANSREDCAKKLGKLKGGDDDVTGVYSAKLANSSRPPKIGWLFTGQGSQYVNMGRELYETSSVFRDAIDSCAQVLDTELETPLLSVLYPEDESTTKAGTIDQTAYTQPVLFSIEYALAKLWQSLGIQPDIMTGHSVGEYPAAVIAGVFSLEDGLKLIAARGRLMQQLPAGGTMVSLMAGLDKVQELVEKSGGKVSIAALNGPESTVISGEEEAVMAIAKSLEDEGIKTKQLQVSHAFHSALMEPMLADFEAVAKEVTYHTPRIPIVSNSTDAIADKTITTPQYWVDRIRQAVQFYPSMQVLAKEDIEIFLEIGSKPILMGLGRQCLMGSKKTWLPSLRPGKKDWVQMLQSLGQLYIAGVKINWANLDREFAYQTVSLPTYPWTRRRYWITDLQDKDKNILPTAEVKTPVKAQPVVEIKPEKKVAVAPVKAIAKPVAEPVLATAKVSTGKLRLLSPQEMSVSPVREESPVAAKRKLTLIPITSTELDLNEPPKPTVAPETPVVAAPNPPVSLPANQPSVNMTELITTLKQQLAEALYLDLSEIEEDQTFIDLGLDSIVGVEWIATINQTYGLNIKATKLYDYPTLREFANHISGELSTNGNGASVSAPPVQAAVVTSVATSIPAPVTAVTVDVSGIVQTLKEQLAEALYLEIDEVGEDEQFVDLGLDSIVGVEWIATINKTYNLDVKATKLYDYPTLSDFSNYIAGEVAASGNGASVQVTQPSPAPMQPAKVSQQPLSRPTVAAPEDPRQKLREILAKVANKELDIAVANQMIQTLKQQVKR